In one window of Ruminococcus albus AD2013 DNA:
- a CDS encoding cell division protein FtsQ/DivIB, whose protein sequence is MSVDFENEPVPAMTPRRVGRKLDLRMLYALAAVAAAVVVLILCMTIFFNVSSVEVRGVSLYTDDQIINVGGIYEDMNLVRTDTARAEKRLTDNLVYIDEVKVSKSYPSTVVIDCKEAVKAADIEYEGGYYVLSTSGRILEANNPMPTGGIPIITGFKFYTAQERIDKGEELTDEEIFAFRAAGAKLRSEDNYSDKIINDLMKELIEQDYENVKTIDITSRANIMLNIDNRLDIKLGSSADIGYKLSYFKAVMGKLADNYEGTLIYNGSENGVSAIPKDKYIGKPTFAKDPEKTNTDDSAAEDANTEDGTDSDNSADNGQAENDVTNNGDGQADNNGGYDENGVWTDNTGDNGQYYDNGGWTDNNWDNGQYYDNGGGYDYTYDNGGYGW, encoded by the coding sequence ATGAGTGTTGATTTTGAAAATGAACCTGTGCCTGCGATGACGCCCAGAAGGGTCGGGCGGAAGCTTGACCTGCGTATGCTTTATGCGCTGGCGGCAGTCGCAGCGGCAGTGGTCGTACTTATTCTCTGCATGACGATATTTTTTAACGTCAGCAGTGTTGAAGTAAGGGGCGTGAGCCTTTATACCGATGACCAGATAATAAATGTCGGCGGTATATACGAAGATATGAATCTTGTGAGGACGGATACTGCAAGGGCAGAAAAACGCCTGACGGATAATCTCGTTTACATAGACGAGGTGAAGGTGTCGAAGTCATATCCCTCAACAGTAGTTATAGACTGCAAAGAAGCTGTAAAAGCGGCAGATATCGAGTATGAGGGCGGATACTATGTGCTTAGTACCTCGGGCAGGATACTTGAAGCGAACAATCCTATGCCAACAGGTGGTATCCCTATAATCACGGGTTTCAAGTTCTATACGGCACAGGAACGTATAGATAAGGGCGAAGAACTCACAGATGAGGAGATATTTGCTTTTCGTGCGGCAGGTGCAAAGCTGAGGTCGGAGGACAATTACAGCGATAAAATAATCAACGACCTTATGAAAGAACTTATCGAGCAGGATTATGAGAATGTAAAGACTATTGATATCACCTCCCGTGCGAATATTATGCTGAATATCGACAACAGGCTGGATATCAAGCTGGGAAGTTCGGCGGATATCGGATATAAGCTGAGCTATTTCAAAGCAGTGATGGGCAAGCTTGCTGATAACTATGAGGGTACGCTCATATATAACGGCTCTGAAAACGGCGTTTCAGCTATACCTAAGGATAAGTATATCGGCAAGCCTACATTCGCTAAAGACCCTGAAAAAACCAATACCGACGACAGTGCTGCGGAAGATGCCAACACAGAAGACGGCACTGATTCCGATAATTCTGCTGATAACGGTCAGGCTGAAAATGATGTTACGAATAACGGTGACGGTCAGGCAGATAACAACGGCGGATATGATGAAAACGGTGTCTGGACGGATAATACAGGGGACAATGGTCAGTATTATGACAACGGCGGCTGGACTGACAATAACTGGGATAACGGTCAGTACTACGATAATGGCGGCGGATATGACTATACTTACGATAATGGTGGGTATGGCTGGTAA
- the ftsZ gene encoding cell division protein FtsZ, with translation MSYEFVEEPMVGASIKVIGVGGGGGNALNGIAAAGIQGNVEYIAVNTDIQALKKSQADRQIQIGAKLTHGLGAGAKPEIGEASAQESQDEIAEAIKDADMVFITAGMGGGTGTGAAPVVAEIAQSLEKLTIGVVTKPFKFEGVKKMQRAESGIEQLVKHVDALIVIPNQNLITSDMRLTMKQSYQIADEVLKTDVIAIAEIITRHDEINVDFADVTTILKGAGRAHIAIGHGEGKDKVQDIVDQVIASKILETSIRGARRLIVNVNMSEDLLISDMDELTAAIADAADDGAEIIFGNGTNPDTKDCMDVTVIAADFVDGIPSAANYQEAAALQQAQVQAVQAVQAVSPAPTAQTFSFQRTEEDKKADAEAMYRAGVKAADKTDIYDDIFNVFKNK, from the coding sequence ATGAGTTACGAATTTGTAGAAGAGCCAATGGTTGGTGCAAGCATTAAGGTCATCGGCGTCGGCGGCGGCGGCGGAAATGCACTTAATGGCATCGCAGCGGCAGGTATACAGGGCAATGTTGAATACATAGCTGTAAATACCGATATACAGGCACTTAAAAAATCACAGGCAGACAGACAGATACAGATCGGCGCTAAGCTGACTCACGGTCTGGGCGCAGGTGCAAAGCCTGAGATCGGTGAGGCTTCCGCACAGGAGAGCCAGGACGAGATAGCTGAGGCTATCAAGGACGCTGATATGGTATTTATCACAGCAGGTATGGGCGGCGGCACAGGTACTGGTGCAGCTCCCGTTGTTGCTGAGATAGCTCAGAGCCTTGAAAAGCTCACCATAGGTGTTGTTACCAAGCCTTTCAAGTTTGAGGGCGTTAAGAAGATGCAGAGAGCTGAAAGCGGTATCGAGCAGCTGGTAAAGCACGTTGATGCACTGATCGTTATACCTAACCAGAACCTCATTACCAGCGATATGAGACTGACCATGAAGCAGTCATACCAGATCGCCGATGAAGTGCTGAAGACTGATGTTATTGCTATTGCAGAGATAATCACAAGACATGATGAGATAAACGTTGACTTCGCCGATGTTACAACCATCCTTAAGGGTGCGGGCAGAGCTCACATCGCTATCGGCCACGGCGAAGGCAAGGATAAGGTTCAGGATATCGTTGATCAGGTTATCGCTTCCAAGATACTTGAGACTTCTATCAGAGGCGCTAGAAGACTGATAGTTAATGTTAATATGTCCGAAGACCTCCTTATCAGTGATATGGACGAGCTGACCGCAGCTATCGCAGATGCAGCTGATGACGGCGCAGAGATCATCTTCGGTAACGGCACAAATCCCGATACCAAGGACTGCATGGACGTTACTGTTATCGCAGCTGACTTTGTTGACGGTATCCCTTCTGCTGCTAACTATCAGGAAGCTGCTGCTCTTCAGCAGGCTCAGGTACAGGCAGTTCAGGCTGTACAGGCAGTATCTCCCGCTCCTACCGCTCAGACATTCTCTTTCCAGAGAACTGAGGAGGACAAGAAGGCTGACGCTGAAGCTATGTACAGAGCAGGTGTAAAGGCTGCTGATAAGACAGATATCTACGACGATATCTTCAACGTTTTCAAGAATAAGTGA
- the murG gene encoding undecaprenyldiphospho-muramoylpentapeptide beta-N-acetylglucosaminyltransferase — translation MLRVLLAGGGTAGHVNPALAIAEIIKENYPDAEICFAGNPDKLEAKLVPKAGYKFEPLKIEGFQRKINAENIKRNFRAALYLAKSGSRCKEIIKGFNPDLVIGTGGYVSGPVVRAAANMGIRTAIHEQNAFAGVTNKILSKKVDVVMMTVEESRKNFPDAKKCVVTGLPVRGGFGRLTKAEARKKLGIPEDAQVVLSAGGSLGSKVLNENIIKLFKWYQRDGREVYHIHSYGTYKDYENYIADCEKQGIKIKGNDHLIVDSYVDMPKAMAACDLIITRCGAASLAEIEAMGRCSILIPSPWVAENHQYHNGMVLQNAGAGIVIEEKDLTEEKFVGAVRDYLDAPAKLKECSEKAAALHIKDTKERIMDCLRPLIGKK, via the coding sequence ATGCTCAGAGTTCTGCTTGCAGGCGGCGGCACAGCGGGTCATGTGAACCCCGCGCTGGCTATTGCCGAGATAATAAAAGAAAACTACCCCGATGCGGAGATATGCTTCGCGGGAAACCCCGATAAGCTTGAAGCAAAGCTTGTGCCAAAGGCGGGATACAAATTTGAACCGCTGAAAATAGAGGGATTCCAGAGAAAGATAAATGCCGAGAATATCAAAAGAAACTTCCGGGCAGCCTTGTATCTGGCTAAATCGGGAAGCAGATGCAAAGAGATCATAAAGGGATTCAATCCAGATCTCGTTATAGGCACAGGCGGTTACGTCAGCGGACCTGTGGTAAGGGCGGCAGCCAATATGGGCATCAGGACTGCCATACATGAACAGAACGCTTTCGCAGGTGTGACAAACAAGATACTTTCAAAAAAAGTTGATGTTGTTATGATGACGGTGGAGGAATCAAGAAAGAACTTCCCCGACGCCAAAAAATGCGTGGTAACGGGTCTGCCCGTAAGGGGAGGCTTCGGCAGGCTGACAAAGGCTGAGGCACGCAAGAAACTTGGTATCCCCGAGGACGCACAGGTAGTGCTTTCCGCTGGCGGAAGTCTGGGTTCAAAAGTTCTGAACGAGAACATAATTAAACTCTTTAAATGGTATCAGCGTGATGGCAGGGAGGTATACCATATACATTCCTACGGTACCTACAAGGATTATGAGAATTATATCGCCGATTGTGAAAAGCAGGGCATCAAGATCAAGGGCAACGATCACCTTATAGTTGACAGCTATGTTGATATGCCCAAGGCAATGGCTGCCTGTGATCTTATTATCACACGATGCGGTGCAGCGTCACTGGCTGAGATCGAAGCTATGGGCAGATGTTCCATACTCATACCCTCACCGTGGGTTGCAGAGAATCACCAGTATCACAACGGTATGGTGCTGCAGAATGCAGGTGCGGGTATAGTTATTGAAGAAAAAGATCTTACGGAAGAGAAATTCGTGGGTGCAGTGAGAGATTATCTCGATGCCCCCGCAAAGCTGAAGGAATGTTCCGAAAAGGCAGCGGCACTCCATATCAAGGATACAAAGGAGCGCATAATGGATTGCCTCAGACCCCTTATCGGCAAGAAATAA
- a CDS encoding sensor domain-containing diguanylate cyclase translates to MDRKQTNVKTSIRNFILALILLLTTNVLMGVILVKISKDALRTQIEARMLDVSNTAAAQIDGEVLKNIKAEHKNSADYNRTLDILRSFQDNIELDYIYGVNPEPDGTFTFTIDPDREDPAEFGESIQTTEALLNAAKGKSDVDKEAHADEWGRFYSAYSPIFDADGKVVGIIGVDFSAEWYENAMNANRSVAVIVTLVAMTIGIVLSFVIMSQNRKRFTEMLNRLEDLDDLTQKLDKQIMEGSIKRLEMLPESESHMLKTLAQGEAIEEHSVNEYEAVNSSIEKVYDKLRHYAKYVESRVEYDDTTGVRNKVSYRSRVKEIDEQISSGKAVFSAAFLDINGLKKIYTHHGFEAGERLLYECARMLKHVFGKESVYHVTGDEFIILADKKQSWEMKDLFAEFEKELEKYNEEHVHENLLSVAKGFVTFDPEKHRNYRQLFVEVKAACDKDKEEYYARKTAEI, encoded by the coding sequence ATGGATAGAAAGCAAACCAATGTAAAAACAAGTATTCGTAATTTTATTCTCGCACTTATCCTCTTGCTTACTACAAATGTCCTGATGGGCGTGATACTAGTGAAAATATCAAAAGACGCACTGCGCACCCAGATAGAAGCAAGAATGCTTGATGTATCAAATACGGCAGCGGCACAGATAGATGGCGAAGTTCTCAAGAATATAAAGGCTGAACACAAGAATTCCGCGGATTATAACAGGACGCTGGATATACTTCGTTCATTTCAGGATAATATCGAACTGGACTACATTTACGGAGTAAATCCCGAACCTGACGGTACCTTCACATTTACCATAGACCCTGACAGGGAAGATCCTGCTGAATTCGGTGAAAGTATTCAAACCACCGAAGCACTTTTAAATGCTGCTAAAGGTAAATCAGACGTTGATAAAGAGGCTCATGCTGATGAATGGGGAAGATTCTATTCGGCATACAGTCCTATTTTTGATGCTGATGGCAAGGTTGTGGGTATCATAGGTGTTGATTTCAGTGCGGAATGGTATGAAAACGCAATGAATGCCAACAGATCGGTAGCCGTTATAGTAACATTGGTCGCTATGACGATAGGTATCGTTTTGTCGTTTGTTATCATGTCACAAAACAGAAAGCGTTTTACAGAAATGCTGAACAGACTTGAAGATCTTGATGATCTGACACAGAAGCTGGATAAGCAGATCATGGAGGGCTCTATAAAAAGGCTTGAAATGCTGCCTGAATCTGAAAGCCATATGCTGAAAACTCTTGCACAGGGAGAAGCGATCGAGGAACATTCGGTAAATGAATATGAAGCAGTCAATTCAAGTATTGAAAAGGTCTATGACAAGCTTCGGCATTATGCAAAGTATGTTGAATCAAGAGTGGAGTATGATGATACTACGGGTGTCAGAAACAAGGTATCGTACAGAAGCAGGGTAAAGGAGATAGACGAGCAGATATCTTCAGGCAAAGCTGTATTTTCGGCTGCGTTTTTAGATATCAACGGATTGAAAAAGATATATACTCATCACGGCTTTGAAGCGGGTGAAAGGTTGTTGTATGAATGTGCAAGAATGCTGAAACACGTATTCGGAAAAGAAAGCGTGTACCATGTAACGGGTGATGAATTTATCATACTGGCAGATAAAAAGCAAAGCTGGGAAATGAAAGACCTTTTTGCTGAATTTGAAAAAGAGCTGGAAAAGTATAACGAAGAACACGTACATGAAAATCTTCTCTCGGTTGCAAAGGGATTTGTAACATTTGATCCCGAAAAGCACAGGAATTATCGTCAGCTGTTTGTAGAAGTCAAAGCTGCCTGCGATAAGGACAAAGAAGAATACTACGCCAGAAAAACCGCCGAAATATAG
- the thrS gene encoding threonine--tRNA ligase has translation MIKLTLKDGSVKEIEQAMPASEIIKGIGMGLYKAACVVKINGEIKDLRTVIDSDCEFEVLTFDSKHGKETFWHTASHLLAQAVKNLYPDAKLGRGPATENGFYYDFEVEKPFTPADLEKIQAEMKKLAKEGFELERFVLSRDEAIKLMEERNEKYKIELIDKHDSKGEKLSFYKQGDFVDLCAGPHIMSVAPIKAVKLTQCTGAYWGKAEDGIQMSRIYGTAYPKASMLEEHLKQMEEAKLRDHNKLGRELEYFTTVDYIGQGLPILLPKGAKVIQTLQRWIEDEEYKRGYQLTKTPFMAKRDLYKISGHWDHYRDGMFILGDPDDETKECFALRPMTCPFQYQVFLNRKRSYRDLPMRLGETSTLFRNEDSGEMHGLIRVRQFTISEGHLILRPEQLEEEFRGCLDLANYCLETLGLAEDVSYRFSQWDPNRTDKYEGTPEQWDEAQGTMKKILDNIGLDYEIGIDEAAFYGPKLDIQIKNVFGKEDTLITIQIDMLLSKKFGMEYVDKDGKMRNPYIIHRTSMGCYERTLALLIEKYAGVLPLWMAPEQVRILPIKPEHNDYAYDLCDKMRALGMRVEVDAEDDNIGPKIKQARFDRVPYMFIIGDNEVKDGTVTVRSRKEGELPAMPAADAIAKLKEEIDTKAK, from the coding sequence ATGATCAAGCTAACGTTAAAAGACGGCTCCGTTAAGGAGATCGAGCAGGCAATGCCTGCAAGCGAAATAATCAAGGGCATAGGAATGGGTCTTTACAAGGCTGCCTGCGTTGTAAAGATCAACGGTGAGATCAAGGATCTGAGAACCGTCATCGACAGCGACTGTGAATTTGAAGTCCTGACTTTTGATTCAAAGCACGGCAAGGAGACTTTCTGGCATACTGCTTCACATCTGCTGGCACAGGCTGTCAAGAATCTCTATCCCGATGCTAAGCTGGGCAGAGGTCCTGCTACGGAGAACGGCTTCTACTATGATTTTGAAGTTGAAAAGCCCTTTACTCCCGCTGACCTTGAAAAGATACAGGCTGAGATGAAGAAGCTCGCAAAGGAAGGTTTTGAGCTTGAAAGATTCGTGCTTTCCCGCGATGAGGCTATCAAGCTGATGGAGGAAAGAAACGAGAAGTACAAGATAGAGCTTATCGACAAGCACGACAGCAAGGGCGAAAAGCTTTCCTTCTATAAGCAGGGCGATTTCGTTGACCTCTGTGCAGGTCCTCATATCATGAGCGTTGCTCCCATCAAGGCTGTAAAGCTGACACAGTGCACAGGCGCATACTGGGGCAAGGCAGAGGACGGCATACAGATGTCCCGTATCTATGGTACTGCTTATCCCAAGGCTTCCATGCTTGAAGAGCACCTGAAGCAGATGGAAGAAGCTAAACTCCGCGACCACAACAAGCTGGGACGTGAGCTGGAATACTTCACAACAGTTGATTACATTGGTCAGGGTCTGCCTATCCTGCTGCCCAAGGGCGCTAAGGTTATACAGACTCTCCAGAGATGGATAGAGGACGAGGAGTACAAGCGCGGCTATCAGCTGACAAAAACTCCTTTCATGGCAAAGCGCGACCTCTACAAGATCTCCGGTCACTGGGATCACTACAGAGACGGTATGTTCATACTGGGTGACCCCGATGACGAGACAAAGGAATGTTTCGCTCTGCGTCCCATGACTTGTCCTTTCCAGTATCAGGTATTCCTGAACAGAAAGCGTTCTTACAGAGATCTGCCTATGAGACTTGGCGAGACTTCCACACTGTTCCGTAACGAGGACAGCGGCGAGATGCACGGTCTTATCAGAGTACGTCAGTTCACTATCTCCGAGGGTCATCTGATACTTCGCCCCGAACAGCTGGAAGAAGAGTTCCGCGGCTGTCTCGACCTTGCAAATTACTGCCTTGAAACACTGGGTCTTGCAGAGGACGTAAGCTACCGTTTCTCTCAGTGGGATCCCAACAGAACGGACAAGTACGAGGGTACTCCCGAACAGTGGGACGAAGCTCAGGGCACAATGAAGAAGATACTGGACAACATCGGTCTTGATTACGAGATAGGTATCGACGAGGCTGCATTCTACGGTCCTAAGCTGGATATCCAGATCAAGAACGTATTTGGCAAGGAAGATACACTTATCACAATACAGATAGATATGCTGCTCTCCAAGAAGTTCGGCATGGAGTATGTTGACAAGGACGGCAAGATGCGCAATCCTTATATCATCCACAGAACTTCCATGGGCTGCTACGAGAGAACTCTCGCACTGCTGATAGAGAAGTACGCAGGCGTGCTCCCCCTGTGGATGGCACCCGAGCAGGTACGTATACTGCCCATCAAGCCCGAGCACAATGACTATGCATACGACCTCTGCGATAAGATGCGCGCTCTCGGCATGAGAGTTGAGGTAGATGCTGAGGACGATAACATCGGACCTAAGATCAAGCAGGCAAGATTCGACAGAGTTCCTTATATGTTCATCATCGGTGATAACGAAGTTAAGGACGGCACTGTAACAGTCCGTTCAAGAAAAGAGGGCGAGCTTCCCGCTATGCCCGCAGCTGATGCCATCGCCAAGCTGAAGGAAGAGATCGATACAAAGGCTAAGTAA
- a CDS encoding FumA C-terminus/TtdB family hydratase beta subunit yields the protein MAELRKFRTEELKARSGEFHCGDKILVTGTVYTARDAAHKRFAALLDEGKELPIPLEGAVIYYAGPTPAPEGRPIGSCGPTTSGRMDRFAPRLLDLGLGGMIGKGERSQEVRDAVVRNKAVYLCAVGGAGALACNCIKSCEVIAFEDLGCESVKKLYVEDFPLIVADDCYGGDIFSSGRAEYCTAE from the coding sequence ATGGCTGAACTAAGAAAATTTCGCACCGAGGAGCTTAAAGCTAGAAGCGGTGAGTTCCATTGCGGTGATAAGATACTGGTCACAGGCACTGTTTATACTGCCAGAGATGCGGCACATAAAAGGTTCGCAGCACTGCTCGATGAGGGCAAAGAACTGCCGATACCTCTCGAAGGGGCTGTGATATACTACGCAGGTCCTACACCCGCACCGGAGGGCAGACCGATCGGTTCATGCGGACCGACTACTTCGGGCAGAATGGACAGATTTGCACCGAGACTCCTTGATCTGGGCCTGGGCGGAATGATCGGCAAGGGCGAAAGGTCGCAGGAGGTAAGAGATGCCGTTGTCAGGAACAAGGCAGTATATCTGTGTGCAGTTGGCGGCGCTGGTGCGCTGGCTTGCAACTGCATAAAGTCTTGTGAAGTTATCGCTTTTGAAGATCTTGGCTGTGAATCGGTTAAGAAGCTCTATGTTGAGGATTTCCCCCTGATTGTTGCAGACGACTGCTACGGCGGAGATATCTTCTCAAGCGGCAGAGCTGAGTACTGCACAGCAGAATAA
- a CDS encoding serpin family protein codes for MKNIYLKRTICMALAGLMIALTSCGNVSEQKESPASTGKNTSSSAGNADPTTTPDDTIAEPDETNMSVKPLSEVSHENSDETPDDSFNAAYRNYSAELFKTTCAEDIKAGNNVMISPESVMLAIGMTANGANGETLSQMETVLGGQGIDAVNKAMQYRMTKFMNSDTVNFNVANSVWVRDDSERIKMKQEFCDKVKSVYNADSFLAPFDNTTLNDINSWVDKNTNNMIPSVLDSIKESDVAYLIDAMAFEGEWAEKYEDAQVREDDKFTNSKGEEEKVKMLYSEEGGYFEDENTTGFLKFYSGHDYAFMAMLPSEGTDIADYVANMDGEKLSNLWQSAGGSVDACIPEFSYDYGRELSDDLKAMGMTAPFDENADFSDMAETGSGSLFIDKVIHKTHIELDRFGTKAAASTVVVMTDEACMEAKDKKQVYLNRPFVYAIIDTESGTPVFMGAVNTVNG; via the coding sequence ATGAAAAACATATATTTAAAGAGAACTATTTGCATGGCACTTGCAGGTCTGATGATTGCACTGACTTCCTGCGGAAACGTCAGTGAACAGAAAGAATCTCCCGCTTCCACAGGTAAGAATACAAGTTCTTCGGCAGGGAATGCAGACCCGACAACCACACCCGATGATACAATTGCTGAACCCGATGAGACAAATATGTCGGTAAAGCCTCTTTCTGAGGTTTCTCATGAAAACAGCGACGAAACGCCCGATGATAGTTTTAATGCTGCCTATCGCAATTACTCTGCTGAGTTATTCAAGACGACCTGCGCTGAGGATATCAAGGCGGGCAATAATGTTATGATATCACCTGAAAGCGTTATGTTGGCTATTGGAATGACAGCAAACGGCGCTAATGGTGAGACCCTTTCGCAGATGGAAACTGTTCTCGGCGGTCAAGGCATCGACGCTGTGAACAAGGCTATGCAATACCGCATGACAAAGTTTATGAACAGTGATACTGTAAACTTTAATGTGGCGAACTCCGTATGGGTGCGTGACGATTCAGAACGTATAAAGATGAAACAGGAATTCTGCGATAAGGTAAAGTCGGTGTACAACGCTGACAGTTTTCTTGCGCCTTTTGATAACACCACCCTCAATGATATCAACAGCTGGGTCGACAAAAACACGAATAATATGATACCTTCTGTGCTTGATAGTATAAAAGAAAGCGATGTTGCATACCTTATAGATGCAATGGCATTTGAGGGCGAATGGGCTGAGAAATATGAGGATGCTCAGGTGCGCGAGGACGATAAATTCACCAACAGCAAAGGCGAGGAAGAAAAGGTGAAGATGCTGTACTCTGAGGAGGGCGGCTATTTTGAGGACGAGAACACCACAGGTTTCCTGAAATTTTACAGCGGACATGACTACGCTTTTATGGCTATGCTGCCCTCGGAAGGTACTGACATAGCTGATTACGTGGCGAATATGGATGGTGAAAAACTGAGCAATCTCTGGCAGAGCGCCGGAGGAAGTGTAGATGCGTGCATACCGGAATTTTCCTATGATTACGGCAGAGAACTGAGCGATGACCTTAAAGCTATGGGAATGACTGCACCATTTGATGAGAACGCTGATTTTTCAGATATGGCAGAAACAGGTTCGGGATCGCTCTTCATTGACAAAGTTATCCACAAGACCCACATAGAGCTTGACCGCTTCGGAACAAAGGCGGCAGCATCAACAGTAGTTGTTATGACAGATGAAGCTTGCATGGAGGCAAAAGATAAAAAGCAAGTATATCTGAACAGACCTTTCGTTTATGCGATAATAGATACCGAAAGCGGAACACCTGTTTTCATGGGTGCTGTGAATACCGTTAACGGCTGA
- a CDS encoding DUF3784 domain-containing protein, translated as MLALKLIFLILGTAFTAFGGLILFFKKYSLINGFSAAQKSGRKDKDYAEKVGRAEFVIGITLLGMGIVLVIFI; from the coding sequence GTGCTTGCATTGAAGCTGATATTTCTGATACTCGGGACAGCGTTCACGGCTTTTGGCGGACTCATCTTATTCTTTAAGAAATACTCCTTGATAAACGGCTTTTCAGCCGCACAGAAGTCGGGGAGAAAAGACAAGGACTACGCTGAAAAAGTTGGGCGTGCCGAGTTTGTTATCGGTATCACTCTGCTTGGCATGGGTATCGTCCTGGTGATATTTATATGA
- the murA gene encoding UDP-N-acetylglucosamine 1-carboxyvinyltransferase, whose product MQRLIINGGKRLCGEIRVQGAKNSALPLLAGCLLAEGRTVLRRCPELTDVFAACRILNELGCKCSFRKDTAVTDPVGADGYRITEELMREMRSSIVFLGAVLGKTGRCELSYPGGCELGPRPIDMHLTALKQLGVRICEEHGRISCTCPKGIRGAVIDLPFPSVGATENIMLAAACAEGDTVIRNAAREPEIADLADFLNRCGADIRGAGCSTLRICGVKKLHGCEYEVMPDRIAAATYMAAAASTGGELGLIGIKCDDVQAVTAVFEEMGAAVYCTNDRIFISCVKPLKAVRMIRTMPYPGFPTDAQALVMAALTTARGSSMIVENIFESRFRHVDELVRMGADIKVSGRTAVIQGVKKLCGANVRAHDLRGGAALTVAALGAEGISSVEGVCYIDRGYELIENVLRSVGADIRREF is encoded by the coding sequence ATGCAGAGACTTATCATAAATGGCGGAAAACGGCTGTGCGGTGAGATAAGGGTACAGGGTGCCAAAAACAGTGCGCTGCCGCTGCTTGCAGGGTGTCTGCTGGCGGAGGGTAGGACGGTGCTGAGGCGATGTCCCGAGCTGACGGACGTTTTTGCCGCTTGCAGGATACTTAACGAACTTGGCTGCAAATGCAGTTTCAGGAAAGATACCGCGGTGACCGACCCTGTCGGTGCCGATGGATACAGGATAACGGAGGAACTTATGCGCGAAATGCGCAGTTCCATAGTATTTCTGGGCGCGGTGCTGGGCAAGACGGGAAGATGCGAACTGAGCTATCCCGGCGGCTGCGAACTTGGTCCGAGACCGATAGATATGCATCTGACTGCGCTTAAACAGCTGGGTGTAAGGATATGCGAGGAGCATGGCAGGATAAGCTGTACCTGTCCTAAGGGGATACGGGGCGCGGTGATCGACCTGCCTTTCCCTTCCGTAGGAGCTACCGAAAATATCATGCTTGCGGCGGCGTGTGCTGAAGGAGATACTGTTATCCGAAACGCGGCGCGTGAACCCGAGATAGCAGACCTTGCGGATTTTCTGAACCGCTGCGGCGCTGACATCAGGGGCGCGGGGTGCAGTACGCTCAGAATATGCGGCGTGAAGAAGCTGCATGGCTGTGAATACGAAGTAATGCCCGACAGGATAGCGGCGGCTACTTATATGGCTGCAGCGGCATCGACAGGCGGTGAGCTCGGACTTATCGGTATAAAGTGCGATGACGTTCAGGCGGTGACGGCGGTGTTTGAAGAAATGGGAGCCGCGGTTTACTGTACAAACGACAGGATATTCATAAGCTGTGTAAAACCGCTGAAAGCAGTGCGGATGATACGGACGATGCCTTATCCCGGTTTTCCGACAGACGCACAGGCTTTGGTGATGGCGGCGCTGACTACGGCGCGGGGCAGCAGTATGATAGTAGAAAATATATTTGAGAGCAGATTTCGCCATGTGGACGAATTGGTGCGCATGGGGGCTGATATAAAAGTATCGGGCAGAACAGCTGTGATACAGGGCGTGAAAAAGCTCTGCGGCGCGAATGTGAGGGCACATGACCTTAGGGGCGGCGCGGCGCTGACAGTTGCCGCTCTCGGTGCCGAGGGGATTTCTTCGGTGGAGGGAGTGTGCTATATCGACAGGGGGTACGAACTTATCGAGAACGTACTCAGGTCGGTGGGCGCTGATATACGCAGAGAGTTCTGA